From Polaribacter butkevichii, a single genomic window includes:
- the ccsA gene encoding cytochrome c biogenesis protein CcsA, with amino-acid sequence MKKILSILYSTRLMAVLFIVFAAAMGVATFIENDFGTQTSKALVYNTWWFEAIMIFFVINFFGNIFRYRLYKKEKWAVLMFHLAFFFIIIGAGVTRYIGYEGIMMIEEGQSTNKFLSETTYLNVIVDNGKVQKPEINKPLLLSAWGKNSWSYTDSFKNEDSTQDFSFELVDYIPKAEKKLVEDKNGVDHLFFVESSEGTRHEHWIKKGTIQNIHGVLVGFEAPDNNASVNFINKDGGLKIISKNDGDWFRMADQKRGNIIKDSVQNFQYLTLNNIAGLQFVIPKPAEKGVMKTISGAKDSNNLDVIVLDVKSKNETKRIELAGGKYNAAGSKELSVGGLNFRMLYGAKILETPFSIKLNDFQLEKYPGSESAASYASEVTVIDTEETFDYRIFMNHILDHKGYKFFQSSYDLSGPREETHLSVNHDFLGTFITYLGYSLLYTGLISMLFDKNTRFNDLKKGLRKIRKKKMTMSIVATLLISSFSFGQHEAHQKNNITNQQIDSVLKANLVDINHAESFNKLVIQDAGGRMKPAHTFASELVRKVSKTETFNGMQPSQVLLSIIENPRFWFEVPVIYLEKGNTQIRETLKLSQDATYARLSDFITPTGAYKIKEQVAEAQKKNVKNKFEKDLIKIDKRVGLLYSAIGGGILRIYPIPNDDNNKWVSQPETSTAGFKATDSVFVRQSLPVYVQLLQEAKQTKDYTKANQILDGIKKFQKKFGAEVYPSEKRINLEISYNKIEPFQKLTKYYGYASFLLIIFVLWQIFSSKKWIDIIVKVFIAVIISLFIAHTFSLIARWYISGNAPWTNAYESIIFVAWATMLFGLLIGRKSALTIAAATFLAAITLFFAGQNWLDPAIANIQPVLNSWWLLVHTSIITASYGPLSLGMILGIVSLLLIAFTTEKNKKRMDLNIKELTIITEMAVTVGLVMLTVGNFLGGMWANESWGRYWGWDPKETWALISIMIYAFVLHMRLIPGLRSRLAFNFAAAFAYLSIMMTYFGVNFYLSGLHSYASGDKAITPREAYYYITALVILTIIASFKYKKYFKK; translated from the coding sequence ATGAAAAAAATTCTTAGTATACTTTACTCAACACGTTTAATGGCTGTCTTATTTATCGTTTTTGCTGCGGCAATGGGAGTTGCCACATTTATAGAAAATGATTTTGGCACCCAAACCTCTAAAGCACTTGTTTATAACACTTGGTGGTTCGAAGCTATTATGATATTCTTTGTTATCAACTTCTTTGGAAACATATTTAGATATAGATTGTATAAAAAAGAAAAATGGGCTGTTTTAATGTTTCATTTGGCTTTTTTCTTTATCATAATTGGTGCTGGAGTTACACGTTATATTGGTTACGAGGGTATTATGATGATCGAAGAAGGACAATCTACCAATAAATTTTTATCTGAAACTACTTATTTAAATGTAATTGTTGATAATGGTAAGGTTCAAAAACCAGAAATAAACAAACCTTTATTATTATCTGCGTGGGGTAAAAACTCTTGGTCGTATACAGATAGTTTTAAAAATGAAGACAGTACACAAGACTTTAGTTTCGAACTAGTTGATTATATTCCGAAAGCAGAAAAGAAATTAGTAGAAGACAAAAATGGTGTTGATCATTTATTTTTTGTAGAATCTTCAGAAGGAACGCGTCATGAACACTGGATTAAAAAAGGTACTATTCAAAATATCCACGGAGTTTTAGTTGGTTTTGAAGCCCCAGATAATAATGCCTCTGTTAACTTTATAAATAAAGATGGTGGATTAAAAATAATATCTAAGAATGATGGTGATTGGTTTAGAATGGCCGATCAAAAAAGAGGAAATATTATAAAAGATTCCGTACAGAATTTTCAATACTTAACCTTAAATAACATTGCTGGTTTACAATTTGTAATCCCTAAACCTGCTGAGAAAGGTGTTATGAAAACCATTAGCGGTGCTAAAGATAGTAACAATTTAGATGTAATTGTTTTAGATGTTAAAAGCAAAAACGAAACAAAAAGAATAGAATTAGCAGGTGGTAAATATAACGCTGCGGGTTCTAAAGAGCTTTCTGTTGGTGGTTTAAATTTTAGAATGTTATACGGTGCTAAAATACTAGAAACTCCTTTTTCTATAAAGCTAAACGACTTTCAATTAGAAAAATACCCTGGCTCAGAAAGTGCTGCATCTTATGCAAGTGAGGTAACGGTAATAGATACCGAAGAAACTTTTGATTATAGAATTTTTATGAATCATATTTTAGACCATAAAGGATACAAATTTTTTCAATCTAGTTACGATTTATCAGGTCCTAGAGAAGAAACACACTTGTCTGTAAACCACGATTTTTTAGGAACTTTTATTACGTATTTGGGGTATTCTTTATTATACACAGGTTTAATTAGTATGCTTTTTGATAAAAACACACGTTTTAACGACTTAAAAAAAGGGTTACGAAAAATTAGAAAGAAAAAAATGACCATGTCTATCGTGGCAACATTATTAATTTCTAGTTTTAGTTTTGGGCAACACGAAGCGCATCAAAAAAACAACATTACAAATCAACAAATAGACTCTGTTTTAAAAGCAAATTTAGTTGATATAAACCATGCCGAAAGTTTTAACAAACTAGTAATACAAGATGCAGGTGGACGAATGAAACCGGCTCACACATTTGCTTCTGAATTGGTTAGAAAAGTTAGTAAAACAGAAACCTTTAACGGCATGCAACCGAGTCAGGTTTTGTTATCTATTATAGAAAACCCTCGTTTTTGGTTTGAGGTTCCTGTAATTTACCTAGAAAAAGGGAATACGCAAATTAGAGAAACTTTAAAACTTTCACAAGACGCAACATATGCTCGTTTATCCGATTTCATAACACCAACAGGAGCCTATAAAATAAAAGAACAAGTTGCAGAAGCACAAAAAAAGAATGTAAAAAATAAGTTTGAAAAAGATTTAATTAAAATTGATAAAAGAGTAGGTTTACTATACAGTGCCATTGGTGGTGGTATTTTACGTATTTACCCAATACCTAACGACGATAACAACAAATGGGTTTCTCAACCAGAAACCTCAACGGCCGGTTTTAAGGCTACAGATTCTGTATTTGTTCGTCAATCTTTACCTGTTTACGTTCAACTTTTACAAGAGGCAAAACAAACCAAAGATTATACAAAAGCAAACCAAATTTTAGACGGAATTAAAAAATTTCAAAAGAAATTTGGAGCAGAAGTATATCCATCAGAAAAAAGAATCAATTTAGAGATTTCTTATAATAAGATTGAACCATTTCAAAAGCTTACAAAATATTATGGCTATGCTAGTTTTCTTTTAATCATTTTTGTTTTATGGCAAATTTTTAGTTCTAAAAAATGGATTGATATTATTGTAAAAGTATTTATAGCTGTTATTATATCTTTATTTATTGCACATACTTTTAGTTTAATTGCTCGATGGTATATTAGTGGAAATGCACCTTGGACAAATGCTTATGAATCCATTATTTTTGTTGCTTGGGCAACCATGTTATTTGGACTACTTATTGGAAGAAAATCTGCTTTAACAATTGCAGCAGCTACGTTTTTAGCTGCAATTACATTATTTTTTGCTGGTCAAAACTGGTTAGACCCTGCCATTGCCAATATACAACCTGTACTAAACTCTTGGTGGCTTTTAGTACATACTTCTATTATTACAGCTAGTTATGGACCACTTTCTTTAGGAATGATTTTGGGTATTGTTTCTTTACTACTTATTGCTTTTACTACAGAAAAGAATAAGAAGAGAATGGATCTTAATATTAAAGAATTAACCATTATTACAGAAATGGCCGTTACGGTTGGTTTGGTAATGCTAACGGTTGGTAATTTTCTTGGTGGTATGTGGGCTAATGAAAGTTGGGGACGTTATTGGGGTTGGGATCCAAAAGAAACCTGGGCATTAATTTCTATCATGATTTATGCTTTTGTTTTACACATGCGCTTAATACCTGGTTTACGTAGTAGACTTGCTTTTAATTTTGCAGCTGCCTTTGCGTATTTATCTATAATGATGACTTACTTTGGAGTAAACTTCTACTTATCTGGATTGCATTCTTATGCTAGTGGAGATAAAGCGATAACACCAAGAGAGGCTTATTATTATATTACAGCGTTAGTAATACTAACCATTATAGCATCGTTTAAATACAAGAAATACTTTAAAAAGTAA